In a single window of the Arthrobacter zhangbolii genome:
- a CDS encoding glucose-6-phosphate dehydrogenase assembly protein OpcA translates to MIVDLPDTTTSKVSKEIVAMREKGGVVTLGRVLTLVVDTQPDFVEEAIAAANEASREHPCRIIVLAEGSPADPTRLDAQIRVGGDAGASEVIVLSGHGELAGESESLVSALLLPDAPIVVWWPHGVPENPAETPLGCIAHRRITDAATEPNPKEALLHLADTYAAGDTDLSWTRLTNWRVQLAAVLDGAGSSPVQSAVVEGASDSASTFLLAAWLKKALAVPVEIIEGEAGTGIHRVQFRRPEGDVVLARPDQVTAHLTQPGQPEQQISLPRRTLRDCLAEELRRLDPDEVFGEVLTEGLAACLSQEGASA, encoded by the coding sequence GTGATAGTAGACCTGCCGGACACCACTACGTCCAAGGTGTCCAAGGAAATAGTTGCCATGCGCGAAAAGGGCGGCGTGGTGACTCTTGGCCGGGTGCTGACTCTGGTGGTGGACACGCAGCCCGACTTCGTCGAAGAGGCCATTGCTGCAGCCAACGAAGCCAGCCGGGAACACCCCTGCCGGATTATCGTGCTTGCCGAAGGCAGCCCCGCTGATCCCACCCGGCTCGATGCGCAGATAAGGGTCGGCGGAGACGCCGGCGCCTCCGAGGTTATTGTCCTGTCCGGGCACGGGGAACTTGCCGGTGAAAGCGAGTCCCTGGTCTCGGCGCTGCTGCTGCCGGATGCGCCCATTGTGGTGTGGTGGCCGCACGGCGTTCCGGAGAACCCGGCAGAGACTCCGCTGGGGTGCATAGCGCACCGGCGGATTACCGACGCTGCGACCGAGCCCAACCCCAAGGAGGCGCTGCTGCACCTGGCGGACACCTATGCGGCGGGCGATACGGACCTGAGCTGGACGCGGCTGACCAACTGGAGGGTCCAGCTGGCAGCCGTCCTTGACGGCGCAGGATCGTCGCCGGTGCAATCCGCCGTGGTCGAAGGTGCTTCGGATTCGGCCAGCACTTTCCTGCTCGCCGCGTGGCTGAAGAAGGCCCTGGCCGTACCGGTGGAAATCATCGAAGGCGAAGCGGGCACTGGAATCCACCGGGTGCAGTTCCGCAGGCCGGAGGGAGACGTGGTGCTGGCACGCCCGGACCAGGTCACGGCCCACCTTACCCAGCCCGGCCAGCCCGAACAGCAGATTTCGCTTCCGCGGCGTACCCTGCGGGACTGCCTCGCCGAGGAACTGCGCCGGCTGGACCCGGACGAAGTGTTTGGAGAAGTACTCACTGAGGGACTGGCCGCGTGCCTGTCCCAGGAAGGGGCCAGCGCATGA
- the tal gene encoding transaldolase, protein MTSTPTAALSQAGVSIWLDDLSRERIVSGSLKKLIDEKNVVGVTTNPSIFAAALANGESYAAQVQQLSRSGADVDKSVFEITTDDVIQACDVFAPVYEATHGVDGRVSIEVDPRLSRDTQGTINEAKELFDKVGRANVLIKIPATKEGLPAISATLAAGISVNVTLIFSLERYREVINAFMVGIEQAKENGHDLSTIHSVASFFVSRVDAEIDKRLDGIGTDEATALKGKAGLANARLAYQVFEEQFATERWQVLAAAGANAQRPLWASTGVKDPALPDTLYVTGLVAPETVNTMPEKTLEATADHGEVTGNTIAGTYEESNGVLDRLDGLGISYNDVVEQLETEGLDKFVVSWGELLETVQTALDTAKEA, encoded by the coding sequence ATGACTTCCACACCCACTGCCGCGCTTTCCCAAGCCGGTGTGTCCATCTGGCTGGACGATCTTTCCCGCGAACGGATTGTGTCCGGCTCCCTGAAGAAGCTCATCGACGAGAAGAACGTCGTCGGCGTGACCACCAACCCGAGCATTTTCGCTGCCGCCCTGGCCAACGGCGAGTCCTACGCCGCCCAGGTGCAGCAGCTTTCCCGCTCCGGTGCCGACGTCGACAAGTCCGTCTTCGAAATCACCACCGATGACGTCATCCAGGCCTGCGACGTGTTTGCTCCCGTGTACGAGGCAACCCACGGTGTTGACGGACGGGTCTCCATTGAGGTTGATCCGCGGCTGTCCCGGGATACCCAGGGCACCATCAACGAGGCGAAGGAACTCTTCGACAAGGTCGGCCGCGCGAACGTGCTGATCAAGATCCCCGCCACGAAGGAAGGGCTGCCGGCCATTTCCGCCACGCTGGCTGCGGGTATCAGCGTCAACGTGACCCTGATCTTCTCCCTGGAGCGCTACCGCGAGGTCATCAACGCGTTTATGGTCGGTATTGAGCAAGCCAAGGAGAACGGACACGACCTTTCCACCATCCACTCCGTGGCTTCCTTCTTCGTCTCCCGCGTGGACGCCGAGATTGACAAGCGCCTGGACGGCATCGGCACCGACGAAGCCACGGCCCTGAAGGGCAAGGCCGGCCTGGCCAACGCCCGCCTGGCCTACCAGGTCTTCGAGGAACAGTTCGCGACCGAACGCTGGCAGGTGCTGGCTGCAGCCGGTGCCAACGCGCAGCGCCCGCTCTGGGCGTCCACCGGCGTCAAGGACCCGGCCCTGCCGGACACCCTGTACGTCACGGGACTCGTGGCTCCGGAGACGGTGAACACCATGCCGGAGAAGACCCTGGAAGCCACCGCAGACCACGGCGAGGTTACCGGCAACACCATTGCGGGTACGTACGAAGAGTCCAACGGCGTCCTGGACCGCCTGGACGGGCTGGGCATCTCCTACAACGACGTCGTGGAGCAGCTGGAAACCGAAGGCCTCGATAAATTCGTGGTCAGCTGGGGCGAACTTCTTGAAACCGTTCAGACCGCACTGGATACCGCGAAAGAGGCGTAG
- the secG gene encoding preprotein translocase subunit SecG, protein MEILKIILLVLLAITSLLLTLLILLHKGRGGGMSDMFGGGMTSSLGSSGVAEKNLNRFTVGLALAWGLVIVALGLIQRFAGEA, encoded by the coding sequence GTGGAAATTCTGAAGATCATCCTGCTGGTGCTTCTTGCCATCACGAGCCTGCTGCTGACCCTGCTGATCCTGCTGCACAAGGGACGCGGCGGCGGCATGTCGGACATGTTCGGCGGCGGCATGACCAGCAGCCTCGGTTCCTCCGGCGTTGCGGAAAAGAACCTGAACCGTTTCACGGTGGGGCTTGCACTGGCCTGGGGCCTGGTCATCGTGGCCCTCGGCCTGATCCAGCGCTTCGCCGGCGAAGCCTAA
- the tpiA gene encoding triose-phosphate isomerase yields MTTSTNGKFDRTPLIAGNWKMNMDHVQGITLLQKLAWTLSDARHDFGRVEVVVFPPFTDLRSTQTLVQGDKLKVEYGAQDLSPFDSGAYTGDVSGQFLSKLGCSYVLVGHSERRSVHGESDELLNEKLKAAYRHNLVPVLCVGEGLEVRQAGDHVLHTLEQVRKDLSGLDAEQVANLVIAYEPVWAIGTGEVAGPEDAQEMCAAIRAEIADLYDDATAARTRLLYGGSVKAANAASILGERDVDGVLVGGASLDVGEFANIVRFEQHLVTD; encoded by the coding sequence ATGACAACCTCCACGAACGGGAAGTTCGACCGCACACCCCTGATCGCCGGCAACTGGAAGATGAACATGGACCACGTCCAGGGCATCACCCTGCTGCAGAAGCTGGCCTGGACGCTCAGCGACGCCCGCCACGACTTCGGACGGGTGGAGGTAGTGGTGTTCCCGCCGTTCACCGACCTCCGCAGCACCCAGACCCTGGTCCAGGGCGACAAGCTCAAGGTGGAGTACGGCGCTCAGGACCTGTCTCCGTTTGATTCCGGCGCGTACACCGGCGACGTTTCCGGTCAGTTCCTGTCCAAGCTCGGCTGCAGCTACGTCCTGGTGGGCCACAGCGAACGCCGCTCCGTCCATGGAGAAAGCGATGAGCTGCTGAACGAGAAGCTCAAGGCGGCCTACCGGCATAACCTCGTGCCCGTGCTCTGCGTCGGTGAGGGCCTTGAAGTCCGCCAGGCCGGGGACCACGTGCTTCACACCCTGGAGCAGGTCCGCAAGGATCTTTCGGGCCTCGACGCGGAGCAGGTGGCCAACCTCGTCATCGCCTACGAACCCGTATGGGCCATCGGCACCGGTGAAGTCGCAGGCCCGGAGGACGCTCAGGAAATGTGCGCTGCCATCCGCGCGGAAATCGCGGATCTGTACGACGACGCCACTGCAGCCAGGACGCGCCTGCTGTACGGCGGCTCGGTCAAGGCTGCCAATGCCGCCAGTATTCTGGGCGAGCGTGACGTAGACGGCGTGCTGGTGGGCGGCGCCAGTTTGGATGTAGGCGAGTTTGCTAATATTGTCAGGTTCGAACAACATCTGGTGACTGACTGA
- the gap gene encoding type I glyceraldehyde-3-phosphate dehydrogenase: MTTRVGINGFGRIGRNYFRAALEQNADLDIVAVNDLTSPETLAHLLKYDSVTGRLGADLEVRDGNIVVGGKTIKVLAERDPANLPWSDLGVDIVIESTGFFTKAEDAKKHLDAGAKKVLISAPGKGSDITIVMGVNDADYDPATQNIISNASCTTNCLGPLAKVLHEAFGIERGLMTTVHAYTADQNLQDGPHRDLRRARAAALNIVPTTTGAAKAIGQVLPELDGKLDGFALRVPVPTGSVTDLTVTVGREATVEEINDVYKTAANGPLAGILRYTDEPIVSSDIVTDPASCIFDSGLTRVMGNQVKVVGWYDNEWGYSCRLVDLTSLVASKL, encoded by the coding sequence GTGACTACTCGTGTTGGAATCAACGGATTCGGACGTATCGGCCGCAACTACTTCCGTGCCGCACTGGAGCAGAACGCGGACCTCGACATCGTCGCCGTCAATGACCTCACCAGCCCGGAAACCCTCGCCCACCTGCTGAAGTACGATTCCGTGACCGGCCGGCTGGGAGCCGACCTTGAAGTACGGGACGGCAACATTGTTGTTGGCGGCAAAACCATCAAGGTCCTGGCGGAACGCGACCCCGCAAACCTGCCCTGGTCGGATCTGGGCGTGGACATCGTCATTGAGTCCACCGGTTTCTTCACCAAGGCCGAAGACGCGAAGAAGCACCTGGATGCGGGCGCCAAGAAAGTGCTGATTTCCGCACCGGGCAAGGGCTCAGACATCACCATCGTGATGGGGGTCAATGATGCGGACTATGATCCCGCCACCCAGAACATTATTTCCAACGCCTCCTGCACCACCAACTGCCTGGGCCCGCTGGCCAAGGTGCTCCACGAAGCCTTCGGCATTGAACGCGGCCTGATGACCACCGTGCACGCCTACACCGCAGACCAGAACCTCCAGGACGGCCCGCACCGTGACCTGCGCCGGGCCCGTGCCGCCGCCCTGAACATTGTGCCCACCACCACCGGTGCTGCAAAGGCCATCGGGCAGGTGCTTCCCGAACTGGACGGCAAGCTGGACGGGTTCGCCCTCCGGGTTCCGGTTCCCACCGGCTCGGTGACGGACCTGACCGTGACAGTCGGCCGCGAAGCCACGGTTGAGGAGATCAACGATGTCTACAAGACGGCGGCCAACGGTCCGCTGGCGGGCATCCTGCGCTACACGGACGAGCCTATTGTCTCCTCCGACATCGTCACCGATCCGGCCTCCTGCATCTTCGATTCCGGGCTCACCCGGGTGATGGGCAACCAGGTGAAGGTTGTGGGCTGGTACGACAACGAGTGGGGCTACTCCTGCCGCCTGGTGGACCTGACGTCCCTCGTCGCCTCGAAACTTTAA
- a CDS encoding phosphoglycerate kinase encodes MTVKTLSDLISDGVEGRYVLVRSDLNVPLADGRVTDDGRIRASIPTLQKLVEHGAKVIVMAHLGRPKGTPDEKYSLRPAVERLDELSPFAVEFAEDVVGDSARELAGSLAAGSVLVLQNIRFDPRETSKDDGERQALARDLAALTGDRGAYVDDAFGAVHRKHASVYDIAEILPAYEGDLVHTEVQVLKRLTENPEKPYVVVLGGSKVSDKLAVIENLMDRADYLLVGGGMVFTFLAAQGHQVGASLLEADQIENVKGYLSRAKEVGCEFVLPTDIVVADKFAADADVATVPADAMESSRFGASGIGLDIGPDSADAFAEHIGKGRTIFWNGPMGVFEFEAFANGTRAVAQALKDSSGFSVVGGGDSAAAVRKLGFSEADFGHISTGGGASLEYLEGKALPGLTVLDK; translated from the coding sequence ATGACTGTCAAAACTCTCTCCGACCTGATCAGTGACGGCGTCGAAGGCAGGTACGTCCTGGTCCGCTCGGACCTGAACGTGCCGCTGGCGGACGGCCGCGTCACCGATGACGGCCGTATCCGGGCTTCCATTCCCACGCTTCAGAAGCTCGTGGAACACGGCGCAAAAGTCATTGTCATGGCGCACCTCGGCCGCCCCAAGGGCACGCCCGACGAGAAGTATTCGCTGCGCCCCGCCGTCGAGCGGCTTGACGAACTTTCCCCGTTCGCGGTGGAGTTCGCCGAAGACGTGGTGGGGGACAGCGCACGGGAACTGGCAGGCTCCCTGGCCGCAGGGTCCGTGCTGGTGCTGCAGAACATCCGCTTCGACCCCCGGGAGACGTCCAAGGACGACGGCGAACGGCAGGCCCTGGCGCGGGACCTTGCGGCACTGACCGGAGATCGCGGCGCGTACGTGGATGATGCCTTCGGCGCCGTCCACCGCAAGCATGCCAGCGTCTACGACATCGCTGAGATCCTGCCCGCCTATGAAGGGGATCTGGTGCACACCGAGGTCCAGGTGCTCAAGCGCCTGACCGAAAACCCCGAAAAGCCCTATGTGGTGGTGTTGGGCGGATCGAAGGTTTCGGACAAACTCGCCGTCATTGAGAACCTGATGGACCGTGCCGACTACCTGCTGGTGGGCGGCGGCATGGTCTTCACCTTCCTGGCCGCCCAGGGCCACCAGGTGGGTGCCTCCCTGCTGGAGGCAGACCAGATCGAGAATGTTAAGGGATACCTGAGCCGTGCCAAGGAGGTCGGCTGCGAATTTGTCCTGCCGACCGACATCGTGGTGGCGGATAAGTTCGCCGCCGACGCCGATGTTGCCACCGTCCCTGCCGATGCCATGGAGTCCAGCCGTTTTGGTGCTTCGGGCATCGGCCTGGATATCGGGCCCGACTCCGCGGACGCGTTTGCCGAACACATCGGCAAGGGCCGGACCATTTTCTGGAACGGACCCATGGGTGTGTTCGAGTTCGAAGCCTTTGCCAACGGCACGCGTGCCGTTGCCCAGGCGCTCAAGGACTCCTCCGGCTTCAGCGTTGTCGGCGGCGGCGACTCCGCGGCGGCTGTCCGCAAGCTGGGCTTCTCCGAAGCGGACTTCGGGCACATTTCCACTGGCGGCGGCGCCAGCCTCGAATACCTGGAAGGCAAGGCCCTGCCGGGCCTCACCGTCCTGGATAAGTAG
- the zwf gene encoding glucose-6-phosphate dehydrogenase, whose amino-acid sequence MAAKEKTGRRNPLRDPRDRRLSRIAGPSSLVIFGVTGDLARKKLIPAVYDLANRGLLPPSFSLVGFGRRPWSHEEFAAQVKESVQAHARTDFNENVWKQLAEGIRFVEGGFDSDEAFGQLKATLEDLDTQRGTRGNHAFYLSVPPKSFEQVCQQLSEHGLAKTSQGKWRRVVIEKPFGHDLKSARELNNVVESVFPADSVFRIDHYLGKETVQNILALRFANQLFEPIWNANHVDHVQITMAEDIGIGGRAGYYDGVGAARDVIQNHLLQLLALTAMEEPISFDADHLRAEKEKVLAAVRLPKDLSRSSARGQYTGGWQGGEKVTGFLEEEGFNPESRTETFAAIRLDINTRRWAGVPFYLRAGKRLGRRVTEIAVVFKRSPNLLFREHNDDDFGQNAVVIRVQPDEGATIRFGSKVPGTQMEVRDVSMDFGYGHSFTESSPEAYERLILDVLLGEPPLFPRHQEVELSWKIVDPFEEYWASLDEQPEPYAPGSWGPDSANELLAQDGRTWRRP is encoded by the coding sequence ATGGCCGCAAAGGAGAAAACCGGCAGGAGGAACCCGCTCCGGGATCCGCGGGACCGGCGGCTGAGCCGGATCGCCGGGCCGTCCTCCCTGGTAATCTTCGGGGTGACCGGAGACCTGGCGCGGAAGAAACTGATCCCTGCCGTCTATGACCTGGCCAACCGCGGGCTGCTTCCGCCGAGCTTTTCGCTGGTCGGTTTCGGCCGCCGGCCCTGGAGCCACGAGGAATTCGCCGCGCAGGTGAAGGAGTCGGTGCAGGCCCACGCCCGCACCGACTTCAACGAGAACGTCTGGAAGCAGCTGGCCGAAGGTATCCGTTTCGTTGAAGGCGGTTTCGACAGCGACGAGGCTTTCGGACAGCTCAAGGCAACACTGGAAGACCTCGACACCCAACGCGGAACGCGCGGCAACCATGCCTTCTACCTTTCCGTCCCGCCCAAATCCTTCGAACAGGTCTGCCAACAGCTCTCCGAACACGGGCTGGCGAAAACCTCGCAGGGCAAGTGGCGGCGGGTGGTGATCGAGAAGCCGTTCGGCCACGACCTGAAGTCCGCACGCGAACTGAACAACGTGGTGGAATCGGTGTTCCCGGCCGACTCGGTGTTCCGCATCGACCATTACCTGGGCAAGGAAACCGTCCAGAACATCCTGGCCCTGCGGTTCGCCAACCAGCTGTTCGAACCAATCTGGAACGCCAACCACGTGGACCACGTGCAGATCACCATGGCGGAGGACATCGGCATCGGCGGGCGCGCCGGCTATTACGACGGCGTGGGTGCGGCCCGCGACGTCATCCAGAACCACCTGCTCCAGCTGCTGGCACTCACCGCCATGGAAGAGCCCATCTCCTTTGACGCTGACCACCTGCGGGCTGAGAAGGAAAAGGTCCTGGCTGCGGTCCGGCTGCCCAAGGACCTCTCCCGCAGCTCGGCACGGGGCCAGTACACCGGCGGCTGGCAGGGCGGTGAAAAGGTCACCGGTTTCCTGGAGGAGGAGGGCTTCAATCCCGAATCCAGGACTGAAACCTTCGCCGCCATCCGCCTGGACATCAACACGCGCCGGTGGGCCGGTGTCCCGTTCTACCTGCGTGCCGGCAAGCGGCTCGGCCGCCGCGTCACGGAGATCGCCGTGGTCTTCAAACGCTCCCCCAACCTGCTGTTCCGTGAGCACAATGATGACGATTTCGGCCAGAATGCGGTTGTGATCCGGGTGCAGCCGGACGAAGGCGCCACCATCCGGTTCGGCTCCAAGGTGCCCGGGACCCAGATGGAGGTCCGCGACGTGTCGATGGACTTCGGCTACGGCCATTCCTTCACCGAATCCAGTCCCGAAGCCTACGAACGGCTCATCCTGGACGTGCTGCTGGGCGAACCGCCGCTCTTCCCCCGCCATCAGGAAGTGGAGCTGTCCTGGAAGATTGTGGATCCCTTCGAGGAGTACTGGGCATCGCTCGATGAGCAGCCTGAGCCGTATGCCCCGGGCAGCTGGGGTCCCGACTCCGCCAACGAACTGCTTGCCCAAGATGGAAGGACCTGGAGAAGGCCGTGA
- the pgl gene encoding 6-phosphogluconolactonase, with translation MRHSPNGVSIHPDPQALVSAIAARLITKLVDVQSRRGEATVVLTGGSVGIAALEAVTANPARTAVDWTRVNFWWGDERFLPQGDPELNSLQARQAMLAPLGVPAERIHAVATSNEVATVEEAAADYALQLAEAAAAEELAQGFEPVDPRLPRFDVLLLGVGPDAHIASLFPEMPGVRTVGATTVAVRDAPKPPPERISLTLETINTAEEVWLGVAGDDKAGAVGLALAGAGPIQVPAAGARGRTKTRWLIDQAAAAQLSRRLLDSEQEHAGTDDDEE, from the coding sequence ATGAGGCACTCCCCCAACGGCGTCAGCATCCACCCGGACCCGCAGGCACTGGTCTCGGCCATTGCTGCCCGTCTGATCACCAAACTCGTTGACGTGCAAAGCCGCCGCGGCGAGGCCACGGTTGTTCTCACGGGCGGAAGCGTGGGGATCGCCGCACTGGAGGCCGTCACTGCGAATCCTGCCCGGACTGCGGTGGACTGGACCCGCGTCAACTTCTGGTGGGGCGATGAACGGTTCCTGCCGCAGGGCGATCCGGAGCTGAACTCCCTTCAGGCCAGGCAGGCCATGCTGGCACCCCTTGGGGTGCCAGCCGAACGCATTCATGCCGTGGCCACGTCCAACGAGGTAGCCACTGTGGAAGAAGCGGCAGCGGATTATGCCCTGCAGCTGGCCGAAGCGGCCGCAGCCGAGGAGCTTGCTCAGGGTTTCGAGCCGGTTGACCCGCGGCTGCCCCGCTTCGATGTACTGCTGCTCGGTGTCGGTCCGGATGCGCACATTGCCTCACTTTTCCCGGAAATGCCGGGGGTGCGGACGGTCGGTGCAACCACCGTGGCAGTTCGGGACGCGCCCAAGCCGCCGCCGGAACGTATCTCCCTGACCCTGGAAACGATCAATACCGCTGAAGAGGTCTGGCTGGGAGTTGCCGGCGACGATAAGGCCGGCGCCGTGGGCCTGGCCCTGGCAGGCGCCGGACCCATCCAGGTGCCGGCAGCCGGTGCCCGCGGGCGAACCAAGACCCGCTGGCTCATCGACCAGGCGGCAGCAGCCCAGCTCTCCCGCCGCCTGCTCGATTCCGAGCAGGAGCACGCCGGCACGGACGACGACGAGGAATAA
- a CDS encoding glucose-6-phosphate isomerase, whose product MTTLSFEAAGAARAAVDAHVPELVGDEVASRLVAQDPTLWGPDAEAEASIRLGWLNPGESSRPLLGQIAALREELAAESVTRVVLAGMGGSSLAPEVITRTAGVDLTVLDSTDPDVVAAALGERLAETVIVVSSKSGSTVETDSQRRVFEQAFTDAGIDAKSRIVVVTDPGSPLDAAAREAGYRAVFNADPNVGGRYSALTAFGLVPSGLAGADIETLLDDAEMTVEILRDDAPDNMGLELGAALGGTEPLRNKIVIVDEGSGLAGFPDWAEQLIAESTGKLGTGVLPVVVEAGAPEITSDAADILTVRIVPADSEALPEGNQVLVAGSLGAQMVLWEFATAVAGRLLHINPFDQPDVEAAKKAARGLLDATPEPTEPAFIDGSVEVRGPASLLGTANTLRGALTALLGELGPEGYLSVQAYLDRDRQAGLADIRADLAAATGRPVTFGWGPRFLHSTGQFHKGGPAEGVYLQITGRPATDVAIPDRPFTFGELISAQAAGDASVLADQGRPVLRLHLLNREEGVREIENVVRSLSAEGGNK is encoded by the coding sequence ATGACCACACTGTCCTTTGAAGCAGCCGGAGCAGCACGTGCAGCAGTAGATGCCCATGTGCCCGAACTCGTGGGCGACGAAGTAGCGTCGCGCCTGGTAGCCCAGGACCCCACTCTCTGGGGTCCTGACGCCGAAGCTGAGGCGTCGATCCGCCTGGGCTGGCTGAACCCGGGGGAAAGTTCCCGGCCGCTGCTGGGACAGATTGCGGCGCTTCGGGAGGAGCTCGCCGCCGAGTCGGTGACCCGCGTGGTCCTGGCCGGCATGGGCGGCTCCTCCCTGGCGCCGGAGGTTATTACCCGCACAGCGGGAGTGGACCTGACGGTCCTTGATTCCACCGACCCGGACGTGGTGGCAGCCGCCCTGGGTGAGCGCCTGGCGGAAACCGTGATTGTGGTGTCCTCCAAGTCCGGCTCCACCGTAGAGACGGACTCCCAGCGCCGGGTCTTCGAACAGGCCTTTACCGATGCCGGGATTGACGCCAAGTCCCGCATCGTCGTCGTGACCGATCCCGGATCACCCCTGGATGCAGCCGCGCGGGAAGCCGGCTACCGTGCCGTCTTCAACGCCGACCCGAACGTGGGCGGACGTTACTCGGCGCTGACCGCCTTCGGACTGGTGCCTTCCGGCCTGGCCGGGGCCGACATCGAAACCCTGCTGGATGACGCGGAAATGACCGTGGAGATCCTGCGTGACGACGCCCCGGACAACATGGGCCTGGAGCTCGGCGCAGCGCTGGGCGGTACCGAGCCGCTGCGCAACAAGATTGTCATTGTGGACGAAGGTTCCGGACTGGCAGGTTTCCCCGACTGGGCCGAGCAGCTGATCGCCGAGTCCACGGGCAAGCTCGGGACCGGTGTGCTGCCCGTTGTCGTTGAGGCCGGCGCACCGGAGATCACCTCGGACGCGGCCGACATCCTGACCGTACGCATTGTCCCCGCGGACTCCGAGGCCCTCCCGGAAGGAAACCAGGTACTGGTTGCGGGCAGCCTCGGCGCACAAATGGTGCTGTGGGAGTTTGCCACGGCCGTGGCCGGACGCCTGCTGCACATCAATCCGTTTGACCAGCCGGACGTGGAAGCCGCCAAAAAAGCGGCACGCGGACTGCTGGATGCGACCCCGGAGCCCACGGAACCCGCCTTTATTGACGGTTCCGTTGAGGTTCGCGGCCCGGCGTCCCTGCTGGGAACGGCCAACACCCTGCGCGGTGCACTGACGGCGCTGCTGGGCGAACTGGGGCCGGAGGGCTACCTGAGTGTCCAGGCCTACCTGGACCGCGACCGGCAGGCTGGCCTGGCCGATATCCGTGCCGACCTCGCGGCCGCCACCGGCCGTCCGGTGACCTTCGGGTGGGGACCGCGGTTCCTGCACTCCACCGGCCAGTTCCATAAGGGCGGACCGGCGGAAGGCGTCTACCTGCAGATCACCGGCCGTCCCGCCACCGACGTCGCGATCCCCGACCGGCCCTTCACCTTCGGCGAGCTCATCAGCGCCCAGGCCGCCGGCGATGCCTCCGTGCTGGCCGATCAGGGACGCCCCGTGCTGCGCCTGCACCTGCTCAACCGCGAGGAGGGCGTCCGCGAAATCGAAAACGTCGTGCGGTCCCTCTCCGCTGAAGGCGGTAACAAGTAA